The Alosa alosa isolate M-15738 ecotype Scorff River chromosome 3, AALO_Geno_1.1, whole genome shotgun sequence nucleotide sequence CAATGACCTTTCCAGTCGGATGTTCTTGCATCTAAATGCAGCCTGGTACTACCCTGTTGAACGAGTTGAGTGCAGGAGTCCCAGTGGATATACACCtggtatatatttatttatctatatatAGATGTTACACACCCAGATGCTCTCTGATTTTGCATTTAGCACATCCATCTCCCATACCAGAGGGATTTAATGCATGTTATATTGTGtactgtataataataataataataacaataatattaataataagacACTTGCATGTTTCTCTTGTCTTGAATCTTCATTGTGTTCTATATCCATAAATAAAACCAAACAAAGCAAAAATCTAAATCAGTCAATGAGCCCCCCACCCAGGACTTGCCTTTGCGGTTGGGGCCTCGGCGAGTCTGATAAACAGTTTGTTGGATCCCAGAACCGGACTGAAAGAGTAGATGAAGTGACTGTCCTGTAGGGGGCAGCAGACACAACACATGTTAACCACCCATCAACCTCATTACTCATCCCAACCCCATTGCtcacatttctgtattatgtcAGCGGACAGAGATGTGACTGTGACCTGAAATAAGCCCAAGGCTCAAGTGGGTAAGTGGGCTTTTGAAACCACTGAGGTTTAACAGGTCTGTGAGTAGTTACTGTTGTTAGAGTAACAAGAGCAAGAGTGCTCGTTCCAGTCATCCTACTCGTATTCGCCTTGTTCACAGCCACCAAATATCGTCAAGGACATTTGCAGTTTAGTCAAACACGTAGTAGTATGCATCTAAATCAGTGCCTATGATAAGGTCAAACACGTGCGTAATAGGATGACTACAAAACACTTAGGCATCTTGTTTAGATAACATAAAGGACATCAAATACAAACTCAGTCTACCTGGTGGTACATGTGATGAAGGTCAGGGGAATTCAAGAGAGCTACGAAACATCTGACCTACATAACTGACCAATGGAGCTATGTGTCTACAATGCGTCTATGCATCGTCAATTTTTCCAGGACGTCAGTGAAAATTCTTCACTTGGTCAAGGTGCAAGCAGCAAGCAGAACAGTGTCTCAAAAACGAAACGCACAAGCAAACAACTAAACATCTGACCAGATCAACATTCATCAATTGAGTACAACAAAGCAGGATGTGACATCACCAGAAGCTGAGACCTACCAGGAAGATGGGCAGCTGGAACTTGTCGTTGAGGACGACGGCATGGACGCTACAGGGGCCACACAGCCTGGCTGTGACCTCGCTCAGGAAGTTGGCGTGGAAGATAAAGAGAAGGATACCTGATCCTACGGCAAACCCAGATCACAGAACAGGAAATGCGTGAAAGgcatggatggtgtgtgtgtgtgtgtgcgcatgtgtctgtcagtgtgatTTAAATTAACTCTCACAATCTTAACACAAAACACAGTAGGTGAAAATTATGTGAGGCACAGGCATCAACTTGATGTctattatttaaatttaaaaatgaaCTCAGCGACAGAACTAATTGACCGCGTCACTGTGAATTTGCCTCATAATAAAACCTCCTTGGTTGAGAAAATTGAATCTAACAGCGCagacaaacgtgtgtgtgtgtatgtttactcTCTccagggttggtgtgtgtgtgtgtgtgtgtgttgtgtatgtgtgtaccttctccagggttgtgtgtggggggtttgtAGTTGAAGTCCAGAGAGAAGTCTGGCCCCTCACACAGTCTGTGGCAGGCCAAGGGAAACACTGGCTCCAGCAAGGCCAATCGCGTCTCAAAGTACGCTCGGATTGTCTCCTCTGCTACAGTcgataacctgtgtgtgtgtgtgtgtgtgtgtgtgtgtgtgtgtgtgtgtgtgtgtgtgtgtgtgtgttggaaagagaaagggaataAATGAgaccacacataaacacttaaTAGTATACAGTCCCCCAATTTACTCTGTTTATTACAAACTTAAAATCAAAATCAGTCTAGACATTTAATAATTTCCAAACTCTGTCTGTATGGTCCTTAATATTCAATGGGTATGGTCCATCACATTCAAGTGTATTCAGCGTAATCAGACCATGGTGAAAACTAACAATGTAAGCACTGTATCGCAATGACACAGTGAATAACATGATGTTTTCCAGCTAAGATTTCCATGACTGAGAACCCAGAATCATTTCCCTGTGCAAGCTCCATACTCACGTGTGGATGTGGTCTTTGATTAGGTCGTACACCACCAGGTTGTTGCTGATCTTGGCAAAGTGCATGGCCGTGTTCTTGTGCTTGGACAGGATGTTGCAGTCTGCACCATACTCCAGCAGGAGGCGCACCACGTCCGCATTGCCTCGCTTGCACGCCTGTCCAGAGAGAACAAGGAAGAGAGGGCTTCTTTTATAAGCAATGCATCTAATACTGCAGTGTCTTGCATCAACAGTAGTCATTGAGGAGATTCATTCatcactgttgattatctatgGCACGCACTACCTCTACTCtcaaggcagacagacagacgtggTCATTTTAGCATCGTCTGCATCAGACTTTCCACATACTATTAATAGTACTCCTAAGAGTGTAGAATGTGACTGTCAACAACAAACGAGAGAccaagagatggacagagagcgagagagagggagagagaaagagagtgaaagaggaagaAGGCTAATTTTGGATagcaaaagacagacagagagagagagaggaggggggatggGGTGGAGATAGACAAACAGATAAATAATTTACTGATCCTCAAGGGAATGAGGAAGTTTAGTCCCATTTCACACAACCCGTTCCCTTTTGCCCTCACCTTCATCAGCGCCGTCTCTCCTCCCAGCTGCTGTGTGTTGACATAGCAACCGGCTTCCAGCAGAATAGCCACGGTGGTGAGGAAGTTCTGCACGCGGACAGGAAGGAGAAAAACAAGAGCAGAAGAGTGGTGAGGGACTCTGGGTAAAATTCAGGGTAAGTCCATGGAGGATGTGGGTGGAGAAGGACGAGCTCTGTCCATGAGCGGACATGGCCGGGCCATAGTAGCAAAGACTGGACCTTCCTGGGTGACGGGGCTCACTGTGATACAGTGGCAAAGACTAAACTAAACACAATGTTAACTCCAATTTTATCATTAAACTTTCATCTGAACCACCATTCCCACCAGGGAGTAATGCCTACCACCTGCATTCACTCCTCCAGTCAACTCCATGACAACGGTGTTTCTATCAGCATGTGTAACTGCACTACATCTGGCTGAGAGTAATGTGTTTAGAAGTGTGGCAGAGAGGAAATAAAATACAGAGCTCTTTGTCTAGCCTCTATCCAATATTTCTTCAGGATTTATTACCCATTTATTTGAGCCCGTCTCCACCTGGCTATTACCCTCAGCCCaatgttggacacacacacacacacacacacacaagtgaaggTGTGTCTTCAACTCAATTCTGTCCCCTCTAAGGATGCTCCGCTTGTGAACTTTTATTACTTTATTACTCTTTTATCACTTTGTTTTATTACTCTCCTGAAAGACCTCGTCAGTTCAACAACTTCTATTTAGCAGTGAGAAACCGCTTTGTTttggggtgtgtgagtgtttgtgtgtgtgtgtgtgtgtgtgtgtgtgtgtgtgtgtgtgtgtgtgtgtgtgtgtgtgtgtgtgtgtgtgttcctacctTCTCGGCGAGCGTGCATGAGCGCGGTGGAGCCGTTCTTCTGCCGGCCGTTCACCTTCACGCCCTTCTTGATGAGCAGCCGCAGGATGTCATCGTGTCCCCCTGCGGCGGCCAGCATCATCAGGGACATACCGCTGGAGTCCTGCAGGAGGCAGCAGAGTCAGCGCCATAAAAAACCCCTCGCACTCCCACTCCCTGACCACCACACCACATGACAAGACTCCCAGCCCCACCATTACATCAGGGTACACGCAAATTATacaccacccccctcctctAGACTCGGCCTGGAATTCCTCCCACGACTGCACTCCTGCACTTAAAACTGAGGAATGCTTACGAGAGGAATGTCATTTGGACGTTTTCCGCTTACACTGGAATGTTCCGAAGTTTTCTTTTGGGGGACGACTTTTTGGGTCATTTTTATACAAAGGCTACAATCCCTCCATGAAATAAGTGACAGGTGAAGCGCCCACCTCCTGATCCAGATTGTAGTCCACGTTGGAAGCAATTGCAAGTTTCACAGCCAGGTAATCTCCACTCTTCACTGCCTCCCGCAGCTCAGCtgagtcacacaaacacaaacacaaaacacaaacacaaaacacaaacacaaacaggcacagaaGAGGAGGAATATGAATGTCACAATGACCTCGAaaagatgatgtgtgtgtgtgtgtgtgtgtgtgtgtgtgtgtgtgtgtgtgtgtgtgtgtgtgagagagagtagaaaGTAAAACAGAAAGGAGAAAAGATGTCAAGAGAAAATGAGACGTTGCATGTTGTTCCACACAGCGGTCTGAAGCTTGTGTGGTCCGACTCAGACATCTGAGGAACAGCAGGCTTCAGGATGGGAACCAAAAGCAGGTgcccagaaaaagaaaaacaattccATCCATGCTGCATATGTTTTAGTACTAAATTTTGAGCACTCTGTGCGGGTGggtctgtgtgttggtgggtgggtgtttgcaGAGCTTAAAGCAAAGAAAATGCCTGTGCCTGAAGTCAGACAATTTTTGAAGATGTCATAGGCTGGCAGGCATATtgcctattttcaaatcttaaacgGTCCAGCCCATGGCTGAAAACCTTAAGCCCTGTGTTTGAGAGAGCCTggcagaaagagaaagtgtgagagtgtgagtgtatgtgagaaGATGCGAAgataaaaagacagagagagagaaagtgaaagtgatGAGTGTGTCTGCATACGAGTATGTGCAAAGCGAGAATTTGTGaaatgcaaagtgtgtgtgtgtgtgtgtgtgtgtgtgtgtgcgcacacacgcacacaaaggcTTTGCACTCACTGGGAGTTAGTGGCTCTGCGGAGAGAATCTCATCCTCCCCGTTCAAGTGTTTCTGAAAGTCATCCAGTGTCATCCAGTCCAGCTTAATATCCACCCCGAGGTTCAGTGAAGCCTGGCCCCGAtctacaccatcacacacacacacattccaccatCACCAAACATCGAGTATTTGCAGCAGGTATTTTTGAACACAGCTAATATTTATCGGTAAACTACTAATTGGGAACAAGAACGGCACAGTAAGAGACAAACCGAGAACAGCAGAGACCCTGTGCCCAATCACCCACCACTACTGGGCTTTTATGGGTCTTAATTTATCTCGCCTGCTCTGACCCGAGATGGGGGGGGCACCCGCATGTTCTGACCCGAGATGGCCTCAATAAGCTTTTTTGCCATTTTAAAAGATTGTTAACATTTAATAAGACTTCTATGGGAAGCAGTATCATTTACAAACAATCAACACACCATTTTCCACTCTCTAACCTAAGCAAACACATATGCAACAACAGACTAACATCAAACGGAGGGTCTTTCTGCATTCATCCTGAGTAACCacgacaacaaacaaacaaaaacaaacagaacaagTGTTGTACCAGGCGTTTTGTCAGGCCTCTCTGAGGGGTCGTGTGTGTCTTGATTGTCGTCGCCGAGGCGCGTTTCGCTGTCCTGCCTCTTCCTCCGCCGCTCCCTCCACTTGCTGGCCTCGTCCCCGAAGTCGCTGGACGTTGGCGTCTCCGCTGCCGCCGTTCGACGGTCCTCCAGACGCTCCTTCCgccgcctctcctcctcctctgccgtCGTACGCTCCTTGCGCTCCTCGACCTTTGACCTCGCAGGAggttcctccctcctctcctcgccgTCCGACTCCGGGGTCGCGGGGCTCTGTCCGGAGCGCGACGCTGTAGATGGACGACCAGAGGCAGTTGAGTCGCAGAGGCCACAAACAAGGATGACCGATTACACCCATTAGAGCAGAGAtttgaaaaactaaaaaaaaaagtaggtcACCAACAGCAGGATCGAAAGAGAGAACGAGGAAGGACgtgcagagaaaaagaaaagaaagactgagagagagagagagagagaatgagacacagagaaagagagagtgtaagagagacacagagagagagagagagaaagagggaagataATCAGAGATAATCAAAGAAGAACCCTGGGACTCACACTACAATTACATTGTAACATAATAACAAGGGTTTCTGGGTAGTGATTGTGTGTAATGGGTCATATTTAGTGTctatggagaaggagaggaaataGGAATTCTATTAAAAGGTCAGGCAACAATAGAAGACATTCATTAAACATTCCATCCATATTCCAGATGCTTTATAGCGCTGGCTTGAGAAATGCCATGCATTTAGATGAGCTCTGTGTTGACAGACATACgcagagaaagaaacacacacacacacacacacacaaagagagagagagagagaaaaagacaggcacacagacagacacacactgacacacactcagagacagacagacagacagacacacactcagagaaaaacaggcacacacaagccTGACAGACAgacgtgcacagacagacagacagacggacgatagtgcacacacagacagacagacggctTGGCGTGCTTGCTGTGCTGCCTCACCATCTTTGGATTTGTCCGCCTTGTCAGCGTCTGGCCGTCGTGCTGGGGACTCCTTCATGGGCCTCGTCTTCTTGTCCGATTTGGCCGCATTCTGCCATGGCAACAAGAACAGACTTGGTCTTAGAGATAGAGCTGAACACTGCTGAGGCAGCAGAAAAGAAggatagtgagagagacagagggagagggagagggagagggagagagagagagaaagagaaagagagagagttcccTAACCTGACTAACAAGAGATGACATGCCAAACGAAGTAGATGTGCTTCCTGCATGTGGACTCCAGCATTATTAGCTGAGGAAATGAACAATGAACAGGTTCTTTTCTGCTCAAGGACTCTTGATGATCTGAGCACATCTTATTTAGTTTTAGATCAGGAGACAACACTGACTTCCACCAAGTGCTCTTAGGGCCACAGGTAGAAGACTTCAGGGTTTTAAAAGCAAAGAACATATCTgtgccagaagttatcagaaaTGTGTGAAGTCGTTACACTTTATCTATTTGCACATGGTAAACGGCACAGTGCCTGAGAACTTTAAGCCCTGATGGCCTCTGGGTGCCTCAGGACAGTGCCCTACCTTCTCTGTGCCAGCGGTGCCAGCGGTGCCCGTGTGTTGTCCGTGTCGTCGCGGTGCCCGGTCCTTGGCCTCGCAGTTGAGCAGGAATTCTTCAAACAGGTTGGAGGCGGCGCCACCCGCCACCGCCGCGCCCTCCCTGGCCTC carries:
- the mphosph8 gene encoding LOW QUALITY PROTEIN: M-phase phosphoprotein 8 (The sequence of the model RefSeq protein was modified relative to this genomic sequence to represent the inferred CDS: deleted 1 base in 1 codon), with the translated sequence MASGAERPEAGDSEQDEEEDVYEVEKIIDMRVEEGEVLYRVRWKNYTSDEDTWEPEAHLEDCREVLLAYKKALAENKPKKDASVLPMKSDIFNADSESSDTERPVTAPVKKKKKKKKQQSEPEDDELLVKEKKKKKKKKWKEDKPLPAPETDKEEEEEEEEDDEAAREAPPPPPPQPPQQSRKDHKAAESKRRLPESDDSDAPVAPKKHKKEGKFKDGGGKQQKKKESAEEGRKMKRKKAKKGLESSDEDEGTNSEVAAETQSLGNEDTAESHSDTPARAKPSEKERERTQQKAEGKKKSKSDLKLQGLKELMQDKKPKKPEGSGSGSSSGAATLRDSSLSKLKSLTSGGGGGKSHKPSRGSNEGDAAEAKPRGKGQESASQRAPSSSSSSSSSSGRGKEDEAREGAAVAGGAASNLFEEFLLNCEAKDRAPRRHGQHTGTAGTAGTEKNAAKSDKKTRPMKESPARRPDADKADKSKDASRSGQSPATPESDGEERREEPPARSKVEERKERTTAEEEERRRKERLEDRRTAAAETPTSSDFGDEASKWRERRRKRQDSETRLGDDNQDTHDPSERPDKTPDRGQASLNLGVDIKLDWMTLDDFQKHLNGEDEILSAEPLTPTELREAVKSGDYLAVKLAIASNVDYNLDQEDSSGMSLMMLAAAGGHDDILRLLIKKGVKVNGRQKNGSTALMHAAEKNFLTTVAILLEAGCYVNTQQLGGETALMKACKRGNADVVRLLLEYGADCNILSKHKNTAMHFAKISNNLVVYDLIKDHIHTLSTVAEETIRAYFETRLALLEPVFPLACHRLCEGPDFSLDFNYKPPTHNPGEGSGILLFIFHANFLSEVTARLCGPCSVHAVVLNDKFQLPIFLDSHFIYSFSPVLGSNKLFIRLAEAPTAKVKLLICAYRVQLQ